A genomic stretch from Sinorhizobium terangae includes:
- a CDS encoding calcium-binding protein, with translation MATRIYGTNYSDKIVQNGYISVEIYALDGNDQIYLNRTDSYGGYNFVDAGYGNDVVVNYFEGGNDIFMGAGDDLYIADARVRDASSYDVVYGGSGNDRFEIETYASDYYGDSGNDTFLSVGFKNYFNGGTGVDTISYQLQDSFGSERGRGVTIDLGYKYATTGTGRREDLISIENATGTNYGHDDITGSSVANVLRGLGGHDILEGLGGDDFLDGGTGDDDLYGGSGADILRGGTGFDYLNGGTGTDSFDFNSISESAVGSRRDVIADFHRSEWDVIDLSTIDADTTWSGNQSFTFIGSRGFSGEAGELNFRSGVVSGDVNGDGYADFQIKVNGVSSLRVDDFFL, from the coding sequence ATGGCCACGCGTATCTACGGCACGAACTACAGCGACAAGATCGTCCAGAACGGCTATATCTCGGTAGAGATCTATGCCCTTGATGGAAACGATCAGATTTATCTGAACAGGACCGACAGTTACGGCGGATATAACTTCGTCGATGCGGGATACGGCAACGATGTCGTCGTTAATTACTTCGAGGGCGGCAACGATATCTTCATGGGCGCCGGCGACGATCTTTATATCGCCGATGCCCGTGTCCGTGACGCCAGCTCCTACGACGTGGTTTACGGCGGCAGCGGCAACGACCGCTTCGAGATCGAAACCTATGCCAGCGACTATTACGGCGATAGCGGCAACGACACCTTCCTTTCCGTCGGGTTCAAGAACTACTTCAACGGCGGCACCGGCGTCGACACCATCAGCTATCAACTGCAGGACAGCTTCGGTTCGGAGCGCGGCCGGGGCGTGACGATTGACCTCGGCTACAAATATGCGACCACCGGCACCGGCCGCCGGGAAGACCTGATCAGCATCGAGAATGCGACGGGCACCAACTACGGCCATGACGACATCACCGGCAGCTCGGTCGCCAATGTGCTGCGTGGGCTCGGCGGCCACGACATTCTCGAAGGCCTCGGCGGCGACGATTTCCTCGATGGCGGCACCGGCGACGACGATCTCTATGGTGGTTCGGGCGCCGATATCCTGCGCGGCGGCACCGGCTTCGACTATCTCAACGGCGGCACCGGCACCGACAGCTTCGATTTTAACTCGATCAGCGAATCGGCCGTCGGCAGCCGGCGCGACGTGATCGCCGACTTCCACCGGTCGGAATGGGACGTCATCGACCTTTCGACGATCGACGCCGACACGACCTGGAGCGGAAACCAGAGTTTTACCTTCATCGGCAGCCGCGGCTTTTCCGGCGAGGCGGGCGAGTTGAATTTCCGCTCCGGCGTCGTCTCGGGCGATGTCAATGGCGACGGCTACGCCGATTTCCAGATCAAGGTAAACGGCGTCTCCAGCCTGCGGGTCGACGACTTCTTCCTCTGA
- a CDS encoding HAD family hydrolase, whose protein sequence is MSSANIRHIVFDIGKVLIHYDPRLPYCRIIPDEAERNWFFANVCTHDWNVEQDRGRSWEEAEEILVRVHPDREDQIRAFRKCWHEMVPHAYVETVSLMEGLIAEGRDVTMLTNFASDTFREAQKLYPFLTLARGVTVSGDVGLIKPEVAIYRAHAKAFDLEPAATLFIDDSMANVEGARTAGWHAVHFTDAEKLKVDLACYGIQH, encoded by the coding sequence ATGAGCAGCGCAAACATCCGCCACATCGTCTTCGACATCGGCAAGGTGTTGATCCATTACGATCCGCGTCTTCCCTACTGCCGCATCATTCCGGATGAAGCCGAGCGCAACTGGTTCTTCGCCAATGTCTGCACCCATGACTGGAACGTCGAGCAGGATCGAGGACGCTCGTGGGAAGAAGCGGAGGAGATTTTGGTTCGGGTACACCCGGATCGCGAGGACCAGATTCGGGCGTTTCGCAAATGCTGGCACGAGATGGTGCCGCATGCCTATGTCGAGACCGTTTCCCTGATGGAGGGACTGATCGCCGAAGGGCGCGACGTCACCATGCTTACCAATTTTGCGTCGGACACCTTCCGCGAGGCCCAGAAGCTTTATCCCTTCCTGACGCTGGCACGCGGCGTGACGGTCTCCGGCGATGTCGGCCTGATCAAGCCGGAAGTCGCGATCTATCGGGCCCATGCGAAAGCCTTCGATCTGGAGCCCGCCGCCACGCTCTTCATCGACGACAGCATGGCCAATGTGGAGGGCGCGCGCACTGCGGGTTGGCACGCGGTTCACTTCACCGACGCCGAGAAGCTGAAGGTCGATCTCGCCTGCTATGGCATACAGCACTAA
- the mutY gene encoding A/G-specific adenine glycosylase, which yields MKHDTPAADATFLLLDWYDRHHRDLPWRVSPPMARKGVIADPYHVWLSEVMLQQTTVQAVKAYFNKFLTLWPTINDLAAADTEDVMKAWAGLGYYARARNLKKCAEAVAAEHGGRFPDSEDTLKALPGIGGYTAAAVAAIAFNRRSAVLDGNVERVISRLYAIETPLPAAKPEMRARVLALTPEDRPGDFAQAMMDLGATICTPKRPACSLCPFRASCMALATADPETFPRKAEKRQKPLRLGAAFVAINRSNAVYLRKRADTGLLGGMTEVPGTGWTARHDGETSVDAQPFAAPWEACGTITHVFTHFKLRLSVYRANVQRPETGTNGWWEPVASLGAQALPTVMKKAIAQAIPNAFKTERS from the coding sequence ATGAAGCACGACACCCCGGCGGCGGACGCCACCTTTCTTCTTCTCGACTGGTACGATCGCCACCACCGCGATCTTCCTTGGCGGGTCTCGCCGCCAATGGCGCGAAAGGGCGTCATCGCCGATCCTTACCACGTCTGGCTGTCCGAGGTCATGCTGCAGCAGACCACCGTCCAGGCGGTCAAGGCCTATTTCAACAAGTTCCTGACGCTGTGGCCGACGATCAACGATCTTGCCGCTGCGGATACCGAAGACGTGATGAAAGCTTGGGCTGGGCTCGGCTATTACGCCCGTGCGCGCAACTTGAAGAAATGTGCCGAAGCGGTGGCGGCCGAGCACGGCGGACGCTTTCCGGACAGTGAGGACACGCTGAAAGCACTTCCCGGTATCGGCGGCTACACGGCGGCGGCAGTCGCGGCGATCGCCTTCAACCGCCGAAGCGCCGTTCTCGACGGCAATGTCGAGCGCGTGATCTCGCGGCTCTACGCCATCGAAACGCCACTGCCGGCGGCCAAGCCGGAAATGCGGGCGCGAGTCCTTGCCCTGACGCCTGAGGACCGCCCGGGTGACTTCGCGCAGGCGATGATGGATCTCGGCGCGACGATCTGCACGCCGAAAAGGCCGGCCTGCTCGCTCTGTCCCTTCCGCGCAAGCTGTATGGCGCTTGCAACGGCCGACCCCGAAACCTTTCCACGCAAGGCGGAAAAGAGGCAAAAACCGCTGCGCCTCGGCGCCGCATTCGTGGCGATCAACCGCTCGAACGCCGTCTATCTGCGGAAGCGCGCCGACACCGGCCTTCTCGGCGGTATGACCGAGGTGCCCGGAACGGGATGGACCGCCCGCCACGACGGCGAAACCTCGGTCGATGCCCAACCGTTTGCCGCGCCTTGGGAGGCCTGCGGAACGATCACGCATGTTTTTACGCATTTCAAGTTGCGCCTGTCGGTCTACCGCGCCAATGTTCAGCGCCCCGAGACGGGAACGAACGGATGGTGGGAGCCGGTCGCATCGCTCGGGGCGCAAGCATTGCCAACCGTCATGAAAAAGGCAATCGCCCAGGCTATACCAAACGCCTTCAAGACCGAGCGAAGCTAG
- a CDS encoding DUF721 domain-containing protein codes for MNQEKARRGVVQISEVANGLIDPVLAKRAGINTMLLGSWDEIAGPEFADCTRPEKIAWPRRASEMGGEGGHQPGVLTVACEGARALFLTHAQGELIQRINGFFGFYAIGQVRIVQKPVAAAPKPSRRQRPLVGEPARKLEAMVEGVESEALKAALRRLGTSVFSSRRKET; via the coding sequence GTGAATCAAGAGAAGGCCCGCAGGGGCGTCGTCCAGATCAGCGAGGTCGCAAACGGCCTGATCGACCCGGTGCTCGCCAAGCGCGCGGGCATCAACACCATGCTGCTGGGCTCCTGGGACGAAATCGCCGGTCCGGAGTTTGCCGACTGTACACGGCCGGAAAAAATCGCCTGGCCGCGCCGTGCTTCTGAGATGGGCGGCGAGGGCGGCCATCAGCCTGGCGTTCTGACCGTCGCCTGCGAGGGCGCGAGAGCGCTTTTCCTGACCCACGCCCAGGGCGAACTGATCCAGCGGATCAACGGGTTTTTCGGTTTCTACGCGATCGGTCAGGTCCGGATCGTGCAGAAGCCGGTTGCAGCCGCACCCAAGCCGTCCCGTCGTCAGCGTCCGCTCGTCGGCGAGCCTGCGCGAAAGCTCGAAGCCATGGTGGAAGGTGTGGAAAGCGAGGCGCTGAAGGCCGCGCTCCGGCGTCTTGGTACATCAGTGTTTTCGTCGCGCAGGAAGGAAACGTGA